A single Mercenaria mercenaria strain notata chromosome 9, MADL_Memer_1, whole genome shotgun sequence DNA region contains:
- the LOC128559657 gene encoding uncharacterized protein LOC128559657, translating to MTEMTMTFAKGDCNSLFVLFVKTVFISDRFTYAQKEMQLTLFHPLKTQYWCQMIVYRHANVGQTSSFHASFQSTGITFSIQKPEQGSFDRRNHTSSLTLTTLREENGQSEPSTVIKSTNRKCCHLNDWD from the exons ATGACAGAGATGACAATGACCTTTGCAAAAGGAGACTGTAATTctctatttgttttatttgtgaaaactgttttcatttcGGACCGTTTCACATACGCACAAAAAGAGATGCAGCTTACCCTGTTCCATCCACTGAAAACACAATACTGGTGTCAGATGATAGTATACAGACATGCAAATGTAGGGCAAACAAGTTCATTTCATGCATCGTTCCAAAGTACCG GGATCACTTTTTCGATACAGAAGCCAGAGCAAGGCTCGTTCGACAGGAGAAACCATACAAGTTCTCTGACATTAACCACCCTCAGGGAGGAGAACGGCCAATCAGAGCCCAGTACGGTTATAAAATCAACGAATCGAAAGTGTTGCCATCTAAACGATTGGGACTAA